GCCCGGGCCACCGCGGGCTTCAAGGGCCGGGCCGCCATGATCGTGCAGCTCATCGCCTTCGGCTGCCTGCTGTTCAACCTGGTCGGCGTGAACATCCTCCTCGGCGGCCTGCACTCCTACGCCGAGGTCCCCTGAGCGCCGGGGGAACCTCCACGACGCGAGGCCCGCTCCCGCGGGCCCTCGCCTACTCCTCGTCGCGCAGCCGCCGGTCGAGGTCCTTCAGGAAGTCGGGATCGTCGTCCGGGCCCTTCGGCGCCTGGGGGCGGGGCCGCGCCCGGTTTTCCCCGGGCGGAAAGGCGCGGGCCTCGTAGGGGCCGGTGGGCCGCCCGAGCAGGAGCCAGAACAGGCCGCCGACCGGCGGCAGCAGCACAATGATGATCACCCACAGAAGTTTGGGCAGGTTCCTCGTCTGCTCGTCCGGCGTGGTTATGGCGTCGAACAAGCAGTAGAGCCAGAAGGCGAGCAGTGCCAGAGCGACAAGCAGGGGCATGCCCGAACTGTAAGCCATTCCAAGCGAGGGTGTGCCAAGGCCCCCGTTCCGGGTGACGGACGGAGGCCCGCGCCGTACGGTGGGACCTGTTGCCACTTCCCCCGGGGGCGTGATGGCGAGTTCAGCCGACAAGGGCCGTCATCGACGGCGCTGGTGGCAGCGTGGCCCGGCCCAGCACACGGAGAGTCCCGTCAGGGAGGCGCCGCGTGAGGTCCCGGTGGACCCCGAACGGCGGTCGGGCGCCGTGACGGCACCTGTGGTGGACCGCCCGCAGTACACCTGGCAGGACTTCGAGCTGGAGGACGAGCGTCCCCGGGCGCAGCCCAACGCTCCGGATCTCCCCTCCTTCGGCGACGGCCTGCGGCACTGCGGCAGCCTCGAGCGCATCCTGCACCGCCAGTGGGACTCCTGGCACGGGCCGCCGTCCCCCGAGGTCGTGCGGGCCGTGGAGAGTCTCGCCAGGCTGCCGGAGCGGCTGAAGGACAAGCTGGCCGAGGGCCTCGACGGCATCTACGTCGGCGAGGGCGGGGTGCCCGACCTGGACGACATGGCCTACCTGCGGGGGGCGCCGTTACCGTCGGGCCGGGCCACCTGGGACATCTGCGCCGGGGCGTAC
Above is a genomic segment from Streptosporangium album containing:
- a CDS encoding PLD nuclease N-terminal domain-containing protein, whose translation is MPLLVALALLAFWLYCLFDAITTPDEQTRNLPKLLWVIIIVLLPPVGGLFWLLLGRPTGPYEARAFPPGENRARPRPQAPKGPDDDPDFLKDLDRRLRDEE